A window of Fluoribacter dumoffii NY 23 contains these coding sequences:
- a CDS encoding L,D-transpeptidase, translating to MKRIKSITISIALITISQLTFAHIRYGETLCNSPDYFCMKTKQGETWEKLFPNAEERDMVRRINRMNIALRPGMTIAVPKNIDRLTIYDVSPFPRYIDSQGEKTIYVSQKKLAWAAYDQDGELLWWGPISSGIGKCPGVIGGCSTPSGSFRVVRKQDIDCVSTVFPRRSDGNDGGALMPYCMHFFRGYALHGSYEVPGFRASHGCVRMFIEDARWLNEEFIDLPGDGMKGTRVVIDSPDDPNEQ from the coding sequence ATGAAAAGAATAAAATCAATAACAATCTCAATTGCTTTAATAACAATCAGTCAATTGACCTTTGCCCACATAAGGTATGGGGAAACTTTATGTAATTCACCGGATTATTTTTGCATGAAAACCAAGCAGGGCGAAACCTGGGAAAAGCTATTCCCCAATGCTGAGGAACGCGATATGGTACGCCGAATTAATCGTATGAACATTGCGTTACGTCCAGGCATGACTATAGCCGTACCCAAAAACATTGATCGCCTCACGATTTATGATGTTTCCCCTTTTCCAAGATATATTGATTCCCAAGGGGAAAAAACAATTTATGTAAGTCAGAAGAAACTCGCTTGGGCGGCCTATGACCAAGATGGTGAATTACTGTGGTGGGGACCAATTTCTTCAGGAATTGGGAAGTGTCCGGGTGTAATAGGTGGTTGCAGTACGCCTTCCGGTTCATTTCGCGTGGTACGAAAACAGGATATAGACTGCGTATCTACCGTGTTTCCCAGAAGATCAGATGGTAATGACGGCGGTGCGTTAATGCCTTATTGCATGCATTTTTTTAGAGGTTATGCATTGCATGGGAGTTATGAGGTACCAGGATTTAGAGCAAGCCATGGTTGTGTCAGGATGTTTATTGAAGATGCCCGTTGGCTTAATGAAGAGTTTATTGACTTGCCGGGTGACGGCATGAAAGGTACCCGAGTGGTAATTGATTCTCCTGATGATCCCAATGAACAATAG
- a CDS encoding MFS transporter, with protein sequence MAHYNTRSDSVVTYGIQSIMPWMVWGLGCLFYFYECLLQVSPSVMSNELMRDFSVTSQTLGILSGVYFYSYAAMQLPGGVLMDYFGPHRLLTLATVVCAVSTIAFGMTDNFFMACVARLMIGFGSAFAAVGTMKLAANWFPAQRFALLTGLMVTLGMLGAIGGEAPLALLIDSFGWRHSMLIMGFIGLILSVLLIVIAKDTPQNHEKTHPQVLEEERLIPSFLALVKNKQLWLVACYGGLMYMATPVFCGLWGVPFLMNKMMITKTTAANYISLVFIGWAIASPLWGIFSNRIGLRKPPMYIGCIGALLCSLLFIFAPITTAIYMEILLFAFGIFSAGFLPAFTVAKELCNRKYVATGLSFMNMMNMIGIALAQPLIGYILDIMWKGELNGNVRVYPLEAYHTGLAILPLGMLIALIILPKIKETYCQSVH encoded by the coding sequence ATGGCACATTACAATACGCGGTCCGATTCAGTAGTTACTTATGGGATACAATCGATTATGCCTTGGATGGTATGGGGTTTGGGTTGCTTATTTTATTTTTACGAATGTCTTTTACAAGTGTCCCCAAGTGTTATGAGTAATGAATTAATGAGGGATTTTTCAGTTACCAGCCAGACATTAGGTATTCTATCCGGCGTTTATTTTTATTCTTATGCGGCAATGCAATTACCTGGTGGTGTGCTAATGGACTATTTTGGCCCGCACCGATTGCTAACCCTTGCGACGGTTGTTTGTGCTGTAAGTACGATTGCTTTTGGGATGACTGACAATTTCTTTATGGCCTGTGTTGCCCGCTTGATGATAGGGTTTGGTTCTGCATTTGCGGCAGTAGGTACAATGAAACTCGCTGCAAACTGGTTCCCCGCGCAACGTTTTGCTTTACTGACGGGGCTTATGGTGACATTAGGGATGCTAGGTGCAATTGGAGGGGAAGCGCCTTTAGCATTATTGATCGACAGCTTTGGTTGGCGCCACAGTATGCTTATAATGGGGTTTATTGGCCTCATTCTCTCTGTGTTGCTTATCGTCATCGCTAAAGATACCCCTCAAAATCATGAAAAAACACATCCGCAAGTTCTTGAAGAAGAACGTCTCATCCCCAGTTTTCTTGCCCTGGTGAAAAACAAACAGCTGTGGTTAGTAGCTTGTTATGGGGGTCTCATGTATATGGCTACCCCAGTTTTTTGTGGCCTTTGGGGGGTACCCTTTTTAATGAATAAAATGATGATAACCAAAACCACTGCGGCAAATTATATCTCCCTGGTGTTCATCGGGTGGGCGATTGCAAGTCCTTTATGGGGAATATTTTCAAACCGAATTGGTTTAAGAAAGCCGCCTATGTACATTGGATGCATTGGTGCACTCTTATGCTCTTTGTTATTCATTTTTGCTCCCATTACTACGGCAATATATATGGAAATTTTATTGTTTGCATTTGGGATTTTTTCCGCGGGATTTTTACCTGCGTTTACTGTGGCTAAAGAACTATGTAATAGAAAATATGTTGCTACAGGCTTAAGTTTCATGAACATGATGAACATGATTGGCATTGCATTGGCGCAACCGCTCATCGGCTATATCCTTGACATAATGTGGAAAGGAGAGCTAAACGGGAATGTTCGGGTATATCCCCTGGAAGCATACCACACCGGACTTGCCATTCTTCCATTAGGAATGCTTATTGCCTTAATTATTTTACCCAAAATTAAAGAAACTTATTGCCAAAGTGTACATTAA
- the fliS gene encoding flagellar export chaperone FliS, translating to MKKPYQQIINQYKTIELQTRIDAASPHELIHLLLQGARTHIATAQGNIERKEIQEKGEHISKALSIIEGLKTSLNHEQGGEIAQNLLQLYGHIEFLLLKANLNNDKELLAQSNLLLAQLHEAWQKVGPNHSDSDSSHSS from the coding sequence ATGAAAAAGCCCTACCAACAAATAATAAATCAATACAAAACAATTGAGCTACAAACTCGTATTGATGCAGCCTCTCCCCACGAATTAATTCATTTGCTGCTGCAAGGGGCCAGGACTCATATTGCCACTGCCCAGGGCAATATTGAACGTAAAGAAATTCAGGAAAAGGGAGAACATATCAGTAAAGCCTTAAGCATCATTGAAGGTTTAAAAACCAGCTTAAACCACGAACAAGGAGGCGAGATAGCCCAAAACCTGCTCCAATTATACGGACATATAGAATTTTTGTTGCTAAAGGCCAATCTTAATAATGACAAAGAATTGTTGGCCCAATCCAATTTACTCCTTGCACAATTGCATGAAGCATGGCAAAAAGTAGGCCCCAACCATTCCGACTCGGACTCCTCACATTCTTCCTAA
- a CDS encoding flagellar protein FlaG gives MTMESIPPANNKLLQTESVKLKDKNIKPLTKCATSDLNLDIDAKQAIDHATGLLQTIVTDKISDKIIRKIPSDEYLHLLHLLDGIISGSIDKHI, from the coding sequence ATGACTATGGAATCAATTCCTCCAGCAAACAATAAATTGCTACAGACAGAGTCCGTCAAACTAAAAGACAAAAATATAAAGCCTTTGACGAAGTGTGCCACATCGGATCTCAATTTGGATATAGATGCGAAACAGGCCATTGATCATGCCACAGGCCTTTTGCAAACTATAGTCACTGACAAAATATCGGATAAAATAATCCGCAAAATACCCTCTGACGAATATTTGCATTTACTGCACTTGCTTGACGGAATAATTAGTGGTTCTATAGATAAACATATTTGA
- the fliD gene encoding flagellar filament capping protein FliD — MGLSTPGIGSGLDIKGMVEGLVKADLMPLQLKHDKKLNSVTMELSAFGQLKSAISSFQTTLNTLSLASEFNKMNCLLSEPGYISASLTGQADEGIYQLQVQQLAQSQSLASGYFANSSTSVGSGSITINFGTYSNSNTTFTPNAAVSPLTLNINAGNDSLTAVRDAINAANGGVTASIVQDSLGSRLTLTSTETGENYAMQITGSLTSLNYDPTTNNTALTQTMAAQNCLVKINGLVLNESSNQIENALAGINLDVQQADPSKTITLTVKKDVDHVKGLINDFVKKYNDFMKFLTNLTGFDMETRKKGILQGDNKLRELKTNLYNLATSPLTATGPIQSLADLGITSDKHGLLEIDSEMLEKVIDNNYPYIANLFAKKISATDPNIKINSLDTEVASGAYDVILSEYTPGVSMSGTIGGILANSTDGITLNGTGDFSSLSIDVLSGLVGARGQIIVSDGLASLIDDYLGSLMDDDGEIEERIDRLNTQAKQLDEMQEQINDRSVALEKRYYKQWNAVDLLIAQMQNTSNTLTQILSNLPKLKTK; from the coding sequence ATGGGCCTATCAACTCCGGGTATTGGATCAGGTTTGGATATTAAAGGAATGGTTGAGGGTCTGGTAAAAGCTGACCTCATGCCTTTACAACTAAAGCATGATAAAAAGCTCAATTCGGTGACTATGGAATTGTCTGCTTTTGGACAATTAAAAAGTGCTATTTCCTCTTTTCAAACCACACTAAACACCCTGTCTTTGGCTAGTGAATTCAATAAAATGAATTGTCTGCTCAGTGAACCGGGATATATTTCCGCCTCTCTTACTGGCCAGGCAGATGAAGGTATCTATCAATTACAAGTCCAGCAACTTGCTCAATCACAAAGCCTTGCCAGTGGTTATTTCGCTAACAGCAGCACTTCAGTAGGCAGCGGTAGTATTACTATTAATTTTGGGACCTACAGTAACAGTAATACTACGTTCACGCCCAATGCAGCCGTTTCGCCCTTAACACTTAACATTAACGCGGGAAATGACAGCCTTACAGCAGTGCGGGATGCAATTAATGCTGCTAATGGAGGCGTTACTGCATCAATTGTACAAGATAGCCTTGGCTCAAGATTAACCCTAACCTCAACCGAAACAGGTGAAAACTACGCAATGCAAATTACGGGAAGCTTAACGTCCCTGAATTATGATCCTACAACAAACAATACTGCATTAACCCAAACAATGGCTGCGCAAAACTGTTTAGTAAAAATTAACGGCTTAGTGCTCAATGAAAGCAGCAATCAGATTGAAAATGCATTAGCAGGAATTAACCTCGATGTACAACAGGCTGATCCAAGTAAAACAATTACTTTAACAGTAAAAAAAGATGTCGATCACGTTAAGGGTTTAATCAATGATTTCGTAAAAAAATACAATGATTTTATGAAATTTCTTACCAACTTGACTGGTTTCGATATGGAAACCCGAAAAAAAGGGATTTTACAAGGTGATAACAAGCTCAGAGAGTTAAAAACAAATCTGTATAATTTGGCGACTAGCCCTTTAACCGCTACGGGTCCCATCCAAAGCCTTGCTGACCTTGGAATTACCTCTGACAAACATGGTTTATTGGAAATTGACTCAGAAATGCTGGAAAAGGTAATTGATAACAATTATCCGTATATTGCTAACTTATTTGCAAAAAAAATTAGCGCTACAGATCCAAACATTAAAATTAATTCATTAGACACGGAGGTCGCTTCAGGAGCATATGATGTCATATTAAGCGAATACACTCCTGGGGTAAGTATGTCAGGAACTATAGGCGGCATTCTTGCGAACTCCACAGATGGGATTACCCTAAACGGCACGGGTGACTTCAGTAGCTTATCGATAGATGTACTTTCAGGCCTGGTAGGAGCCAGAGGTCAAATCATCGTGAGTGACGGGTTAGCTTCTTTAATCGATGATTATTTGGGTTCTTTAATGGATGACGATGGTGAAATTGAAGAGAGAATAGACCGTTTGAATACTCAAGCAAAACAATTGGATGAAATGCAAGAGCAAATTAATGATCGAAGTGTTGCCCTGGAAAAAAGATATTATAAACAATGGAATGCAGTAGATTTGTTAATTGCACAAATGCAAAACACCAGTAATACACTCACCCAAATCTTGTCAAACTTACCCAAATTGAAAACCAAATAA
- the accD gene encoding acetyl-CoA carboxylase, carboxyltransferase subunit beta — protein sequence MSWFKKLLPSRVSTDSSQKKGVPEGLWLKCSGCNEVLYSTELERNLMVCPSCNFHHRISARVRIKQFLDEGGQEEIAASLEPQDRLKFRDSKKYKDRISQAQKATGEKEALIIVKGTLLQQPVVVGAFEFNFMGGSMGATVGEKFVRAIEAATKEQRPYICFTASGGARMQEGLFSLMQMAKTSAALAKFAEIGLPFIVVLTDPTMGGVSASFASLGDVIIAEPNALIGFAGPRVIEQTVRQTLPEGFQRSEFLLEHGHIDMILERKDIRPVVAELISKLTRKGAGDLVVKAASY from the coding sequence ATGAGTTGGTTTAAAAAACTATTACCTTCAAGAGTTAGCACTGATTCTTCCCAAAAAAAAGGAGTTCCTGAAGGTTTATGGCTTAAATGTTCAGGATGTAATGAAGTACTTTACAGTACGGAGCTGGAAAGAAACTTAATGGTTTGTCCTTCCTGTAACTTCCATCACAGGATATCGGCTCGTGTTCGCATCAAGCAATTTCTTGATGAGGGGGGCCAAGAAGAGATCGCAGCATCACTAGAACCTCAAGACCGATTAAAATTCAGGGACTCGAAAAAATATAAAGACAGAATCTCTCAGGCACAGAAAGCAACCGGCGAGAAGGAGGCTTTGATTATTGTCAAAGGAACCTTGTTGCAGCAACCTGTAGTTGTTGGCGCCTTTGAATTTAATTTTATGGGAGGCTCCATGGGAGCTACGGTAGGGGAGAAGTTCGTTCGTGCAATTGAAGCGGCAACAAAAGAACAACGACCCTATATCTGTTTTACAGCGAGCGGTGGTGCACGCATGCAGGAAGGCCTTTTTTCATTAATGCAAATGGCCAAAACTTCAGCAGCCTTGGCCAAGTTTGCAGAAATAGGATTACCCTTTATCGTAGTTTTGACAGATCCAACCATGGGAGGGGTTTCAGCAAGTTTTGCAAGCCTTGGTGATGTGATTATTGCTGAACCCAATGCATTAATTGGCTTTGCAGGTCCAAGAGTAATTGAACAAACCGTAAGACAAACCTTACCCGAAGGATTTCAGCGCAGTGAATTTTTGCTGGAACATGGACACATTGACATGATTCTTGAACGAAAAGATATCCGTCCTGTGGTTGCAGAGCTGATATCCAAATTAACGCGCAAAGGTGCAGGGGATTTAGTTGTCAAAGCCGCTTCCTATTAA
- a CDS encoding bifunctional folylpolyglutamate synthase/dihydrofolate synthase produces the protein MEVAKMLDLQLPACPVITVGGTNGKGSTVTALEAIYHGAGYKVGTYTSPHLIEFNERIRINLTPISDEDLCQAFSVIEEARGEIFLTYFEMTTLAALWYFKKNYLDILILEVGLGGRLDATNIVDAQLSIITTVDFDHQDYLGTTLDAIGYEKAGILRPGKPFIYADINPPTAVIDAAMQLVAPSFFYNEEFSIHEQDASWDLVYNEKLKLPSILGLPKPSIQLKSAA, from the coding sequence ATGGAAGTTGCAAAAATGCTAGATTTGCAACTTCCAGCTTGTCCGGTTATCACTGTTGGGGGAACCAATGGAAAAGGCTCGACTGTAACTGCCCTTGAGGCGATTTATCATGGTGCCGGTTACAAGGTAGGAACTTATACTTCACCTCATCTCATTGAGTTTAATGAACGCATCCGCATTAATTTAACCCCTATTTCCGATGAAGATTTATGCCAGGCTTTTAGTGTTATTGAGGAAGCCCGCGGTGAAATTTTCCTCACTTATTTTGAAATGACTACACTAGCGGCATTGTGGTATTTCAAAAAAAACTACCTCGATATCCTAATTCTTGAAGTAGGGTTAGGAGGACGGTTGGATGCTACAAACATTGTAGATGCACAATTATCTATAATTACTACAGTAGATTTCGACCATCAGGATTATTTGGGTACCACCCTTGATGCCATCGGATATGAAAAAGCGGGGATTCTTCGTCCTGGTAAACCCTTTATCTATGCTGACATTAACCCCCCAACTGCAGTCATTGATGCAGCAATGCAGCTGGTTGCCCCCTCATTTTTTTATAATGAGGAATTCTCAATCCATGAACAGGATGCCAGTTGGGATCTTGTTTATAATGAAAAACTTAAGCTTCCTTCAATTTTGGGTTTACCCAAG
- a CDS encoding flagellin yields the protein MAQIINTNVPSLIAQRNLSKSSDAMATAIQRLSSGLKINSAKDDAAGLAITTNMTSQIRGMDQAVKNANDGISLAQVAEGAMQESTDILQRMRELALQSSNGTYSQANRQALQDEVNNLLNEMDNIAYSTQFNGQTLLNGSYTNASLQIGANAGETITFSINSIASSDIGHIAYQQGAEVSGNAATDITIALGSNAAVNISSSANYVGTANGQDNTSAFAKAAAINAAGISGLTVTASTIGSATVGAIGGAAGNTYNLSINGVDVFVNQDVSTALSNDALMGAINAASDQTGVVAKLNGGTMTLTAADGRNIDVVESGTGFTAGTNGLSVTGGSFDAILRGNITISADQAITIGGTASDIGLASNISLDTLGVNSVDITTQDGAEKAILRISSALDRITTNRSSLGALQNRLDATVNNLQNVSDNMSAARSRIQDTDYAAEMANLTKNQILQQAGTAMLAQANALPQSVLSLLG from the coding sequence ATGGCTCAAATTATTAATACGAACGTACCATCGTTAATTGCTCAGCGTAACTTATCTAAATCCAGTGACGCTATGGCTACAGCGATTCAGAGATTATCATCTGGCCTAAAAATTAATAGTGCGAAAGATGATGCTGCTGGACTCGCTATTACTACAAACATGACATCGCAAATTCGCGGTATGGACCAGGCAGTAAAAAATGCCAATGACGGTATTTCCCTGGCTCAGGTTGCTGAAGGTGCGATGCAAGAATCTACGGACATCTTGCAACGTATGAGAGAGCTAGCACTTCAATCTTCAAACGGAACCTACAGCCAAGCAAACCGCCAAGCTTTGCAAGATGAAGTAAACAATCTTTTGAATGAGATGGACAATATTGCTTACAGTACACAGTTCAATGGACAAACCCTATTGAATGGTTCGTATACTAATGCCTCACTGCAAATTGGTGCCAACGCGGGTGAAACCATTACCTTCTCGATAAACAGTATTGCCTCTTCAGATATAGGTCATATTGCTTATCAACAAGGAGCTGAAGTAAGTGGAAACGCCGCTACTGACATTACAATTGCTTTGGGCTCCAATGCAGCAGTCAATATTAGTTCCTCTGCAAACTATGTTGGTACAGCAAATGGTCAAGACAACACCTCTGCATTTGCCAAAGCAGCCGCAATCAATGCAGCAGGTATTTCTGGTTTGACCGTAACCGCCTCAACAATTGGTAGTGCTACCGTGGGTGCTATTGGTGGTGCAGCAGGAAATACATACAACCTGAGTATTAACGGCGTGGATGTATTTGTTAACCAGGACGTTTCCACTGCATTAAGTAACGATGCACTTATGGGAGCAATAAACGCTGCAAGCGATCAAACTGGTGTTGTAGCCAAACTTAACGGCGGTACCATGACCCTCACTGCTGCAGATGGAAGAAATATTGACGTCGTGGAAAGTGGTACTGGATTTACCGCAGGTACTAATGGATTGAGCGTCACAGGCGGCTCATTTGACGCAATTTTACGAGGAAATATCACTATTAGTGCGGATCAGGCCATTACCATAGGTGGAACAGCATCTGATATTGGTTTGGCAAGTAATATAAGCTTGGATACTCTGGGAGTTAATTCAGTAGATATTACTACCCAAGACGGCGCAGAAAAAGCTATATTGAGAATTAGTTCTGCCCTGGACCGCATTACTACCAACCGCTCTTCATTGGGTGCTTTGCAAAACCGATTGGATGCAACTGTGAATAACCTGCAAAACGTATCTGATAATATGTCTGCTGCACGCAGCCGTATTCAAGATACTGATTATGCAGCAGAAATGGCAAATTTAACTAAAAACCAAATTCTGCAACAAGCAGGAACAGCAATGTTGGCTCAAGCAAATGCTTTGCCACAATCTGTTCTTTCCTTGTTGGGATAG
- the miaB gene encoding tRNA (N6-isopentenyl adenosine(37)-C2)-methylthiotransferase MiaB, whose product MAKKLYIKTNGCQMNEYDSTKMAEVLLQSHGLVKTDNVEEADVILLNTCSIREKAQEKVFSQLGQWREYKAKNPHVVIGVGGCVASQEGEDIIKRAPFVDIVFGPQTLHRLPTLLNERIAKKKPVVDISFPEIEKFDHLPTPRAEGPTAFVSIMEGCSKYCSFCVVPYTRGTEISRPFDDVLAECYQLATQGVREINLLGQNVNDYRGVMENGDIADLALLIHYLAAIEGIGRIRFTTSHPLAFSDNLINAYAEVPELANHLHLPVQSGSDRILGLMKRGYTALEFKSKIRKLRKVRPDIRLSTDIIVGFPGETDKDFQDTMDLVHEIGFDTSFSFIYSPRPGTPAANLLDDTPLEVKKQRLQILQNRLVLQASRYSQSMVGSTQKILVTGHSKKDSQQLSGRTECNRVVNFDGPAHLIGQFVDVQINDALPNSLRGRLIEVETATI is encoded by the coding sequence ATGGCTAAGAAACTATACATCAAAACCAACGGCTGCCAGATGAATGAATACGATTCAACTAAAATGGCAGAAGTTTTGCTGCAATCCCATGGTCTGGTTAAAACCGACAATGTGGAAGAAGCAGATGTAATATTGCTCAACACATGTTCTATTCGTGAAAAAGCTCAGGAGAAGGTTTTTTCCCAACTAGGACAATGGCGGGAATATAAAGCGAAAAACCCTCATGTTGTAATTGGTGTGGGCGGGTGCGTTGCAAGCCAGGAAGGCGAGGATATCATTAAACGGGCTCCTTTTGTGGATATCGTTTTTGGTCCACAAACATTGCACCGGCTTCCAACATTACTGAATGAAAGAATTGCAAAGAAAAAACCGGTTGTTGATATCAGTTTCCCTGAAATTGAAAAGTTTGATCATTTACCGACACCAAGAGCAGAGGGTCCAACTGCATTTGTCTCGATTATGGAAGGTTGCAGTAAATATTGCAGTTTCTGCGTTGTCCCCTATACCCGTGGAACGGAAATTAGCCGTCCTTTTGATGACGTCCTTGCCGAATGTTATCAATTAGCAACACAAGGAGTAAGGGAAATCAATTTATTAGGGCAAAATGTGAATGATTACCGTGGCGTTATGGAGAATGGTGATATCGCTGACCTGGCCCTTCTGATTCATTATCTTGCTGCAATAGAGGGTATAGGCAGAATTCGTTTTACAACGTCACATCCTTTGGCTTTCTCAGATAATTTAATTAATGCTTACGCAGAAGTACCTGAATTGGCGAACCATCTTCACTTGCCAGTGCAAAGTGGTTCTGATCGCATTTTAGGTTTAATGAAAAGGGGTTATACCGCACTGGAATTCAAATCAAAAATCAGAAAATTGCGCAAAGTGCGTCCAGACATCCGTTTATCCACAGATATTATTGTAGGTTTCCCCGGGGAAACAGATAAAGATTTTCAGGATACAATGGACTTGGTTCATGAAATAGGATTTGATACCTCCTTTAGTTTTATCTACAGTCCAAGACCTGGTACCCCAGCAGCCAACTTGCTAGATGACACCCCTCTAGAAGTGAAAAAACAAAGGCTGCAGATATTACAAAACAGACTTGTGCTGCAAGCTTCCCGTTACAGCCAATCTATGGTTGGAAGTACGCAAAAAATTCTGGTTACGGGCCATTCTAAAAAAGATTCCCAACAGCTTTCTGGTCGTACTGAATGCAACCGGGTAGTAAATTTTGATGGTCCAGCTCATTTAATAGGCCAATTTGTCGATGTTCAGATTAATGATGCATTGCCTAATTCATTACGAGGGCGTCTCATTGAAGTTGAGACCGCAACAATTTAA